The following proteins come from a genomic window of Populus nigra chromosome 6, ddPopNigr1.1, whole genome shotgun sequence:
- the LOC133696644 gene encoding cytochrome P450 85A1-like, whose protein sequence is MAVLLALASWLFVGLFVCFVFALKWNEIWYARKGLPPGTMGWPLFGETAEFLKHGPDFMKKQRARYGNLFRSHVLGFPTVICTDPELNRYILLNETRGLVPGYPQSSQDILGKHNVGVVTGSAHKYLRGSLLSLVNPTMIKDHLLLNIDESVRSFLANWEGKTIDLQDRTVEFAFVIAFKLIVDSQSSVIYDNFKSEFDKLAAGTISLAINIPGTAYHYGMQGRTRVVKMLRQVIKERRASSGVHSDILGQIMSCENQKYHLTDDEMIDQIITMLYSGYETVSTTIMMALKYVHDNPKALQELREEHLAIRARRKPEDPIDWDDYKGMRFTRAVIFETSRLAAVVNGLLRKTNQDIELNGFLVPKGWRLYVSLREINFDPILYPEPSAFNPWRWMDNGLENHNYCFVFGGGTRLCPGKELGMVKIATFLHYFVTQYRWEESEGIEIVKFPRVEARNGLPIRVSKY, encoded by the exons ATGGCAGTGCTATTGGCTCTGGCTTCTTGGTTGTTTGTAGGATTATTTGTCTGCTTTGTCTTTGCCTTGAAATGGAATGAGATATGGTATGCAAGGAAAGGGTTGCCACCAGGGACAATGGGGTGGCCACTCTTTGGTGAGACCGCAGAATTTCTAAAACATGGACCtgatttcatgaaaaaacagAGAGCAAG GTACGGAAATTTATTTAGGTCACATGTTTTGGGCTTCCCTACCGTTATTTGCACGGATCCAGAGCTCAATAGATATATCCTTCTTAATGAAACCAGAGGGTTAGTTCCTGGCTATCCTCAGTCCTCGCAGGATATTCTAGGAAAACACAACGTTGGTGTTGTGACTGGTTCTGCTCATAAATACCTAAGAGGGTCGCTACTTTCCCTTGTTAACCCTACCATGATCAAAGACCATCTTTTGCTGAACATCGATGAGTCTGTTAGATCCTTTCTTGCCAACTGGGAAGGCAAAACAATTGATCTCCAGGACAGAACCGTTGAG TTCGCATTCGTCATTGCCTTCAAGCTGATCGTTGATAGTCAATCGAGTGTGATTTATGATAATTTCAAATCAGAGTTTGATAAGCTAGCAGCAGGGACAATTTCACTGGCCATCAACATTCCAGGCACTGCATATCATTATGGAATGCAG GGAAGAACAAGGGTTGTCAAAATGTTGAGACAAGTCATTAAAGAGAGAAGAGCTTCTTCAGGAGTCCACAGTGATATTCTTGGCCAAATCATGAGCTGTGAAAATCAAAAATACCATTTGACCGATGATGAGATGATCGATCAAATTATAACAATGTTGTACTCGGGTTATGAAACTGTCTCAACTACTATAATGATGGCCCTTAAGTATGTCCATGATAACCCTAAAGCTCTCCAAGAACTAAGA GAAGAACATTTAGCCATTCGAGCAAGACGAAAGCCAGAGGATCCAATTGACTGGGATGACTACAAGGGCATGAGGTTTACTCGCGCT GTGATTTTTGAAACCTCGAGGCTGGCTGCAGTTGTTAATGGTCTACTGAGGAAGACAAATCAGGATATCGAACTGAACG GGTTCCTTGTTCCAAAAGGATGGAGATTGTATGTTTCCTTGAGAGAGATCAACTTCGATCCAATCCTCTATCCAGAGCCTTCAGCCTTCAATCCATGGAGATGGATG GATAATGGCTTGGAGAATCACAACTACTGCTTTGTTTTTGGAGGAGGAACCAGGCTATGTCCTGGAAAGGAACTGGGCATGGTTAAAATCGCAACATTCCTTCACTACTTCGTCACACAATACAG ATGGGAGGAATCCGAGGGAATAGAGATTGTGAAATTTCCTAGGGTTGAAGCACGTAATGGACTGCCCATAAGGGTGTCAAAGTATTGA
- the LOC133697538 gene encoding probable UDP-arabinopyranose mutase 2 codes for MAGSSVKPTPLLKDELDIVIPTIRNLDFLEMWRPFFEQYHLIIVQDGDPSKIIKVPDGFDYELYNRNDINRILGPKASCISFKDSACRCFGYMVSKKKYIYTIDDDCFVAKNPSGELINALEQHIKNLLSPSTPFFFNTLYDPYREGADFVRGYPFSLREGAPTAVSHGLWLNIPDYDAPTQLVKPRERNTRYVDAVLTVPKGTLFPMCGMNLGFNRELIGPAMYFGLMGDGQPIGRYDDMWAGWCMKVICDHMGWGVKTGLPYIWHSKASNPFVNLKKEYKGIYWQEDLIPFFQSAVLPKECVTVQQCYIELAKQVKEKLGKVDPYFIKLADAMVTWIEAWDELNSSGEKSSKSTSK; via the exons ATGGCAGGATCTTCTGTCAAACCCACTCCCCTTTTGAAAGATGAGCTAGATATAGTGATACCCACTATTAGAAACCTTGATTTCTTGGAGATGTGGAGGCCTTTTTTTGAGCAATATCACTTGATTATAGTCCAAGATGGTGACCCATCAAAGATCATCAAGGTCCCTGATGGTTTTGACTATGAGCTCTACAATAGGAATGATATTAATAGGATTCTGGGTCCCAAGGCTTCTTGCATCTCATTCAAGGATTCTGCTTGTCGCTGCTTTGGTTACATGGTCTCCAAGAAGAAGTATATCTACACCATTGATGATGATTGCTTT GTTGCCAAAAATCCATCTGGTGAACTGATTAATGCACTTGAGCAGCACATCAAAAACCTTCTAAGCCCATCcactccattttttttcaacactCTTTATGATCCATACAGAGAAGGTGCAGACTTTGTTCGTGGATATCCTTTCAGTCTTCGAGAAGGCGCTCCCACTGCTGTTTCTCATGGCCTCTGGCTTAATATCCCTGATTATGATGCTCCCACCCAGCTTGTGAAGCCTCGTGAGAGAAATACACG ATATGTTGATGCTGTTCTGACAGTACCTAAGGGAACCCTTTTCCCGATGTGCGGTATGAATCTGGGATTCAACCGTGAATTGATTGGACCTGCAATGTATTTTGGGCTCATGGGTGATGGCCAGCCAATTGGACGCTATGACGACATGTGGGCTGGCTGGTGCATGAAG GTCATATGTGACCATATGGGATGGGGAGTTAAGACTGGTTTGCCCTACATCTGGCACAGCAAAGCAAGCAACCCGTTCGTTAACCTAAAAAAGGAGTACAAGGGTATCTACTGGCAGGAAGATCTGATCCCATTCTTCCAGTCTGCAGTTCTTCCCAAGGAATGCGTCACTGTTCAACAATGCTACATTGAACTTGCCAAGCAGGTCAAGGAGAAACTTGGCAAGGTTGATCCCTACTTCATTAAGCTAGCTGATGCCATGGTAACTTGGATTGAAGCTTGGGATGAACTCAACTCTTCAGGGGAAAAATCTTCAAAGAGTACCTCAAAGTAG